A window from Anser cygnoides isolate HZ-2024a breed goose chromosome 1, Taihu_goose_T2T_genome, whole genome shotgun sequence encodes these proteins:
- the NUP37 gene encoding nucleoporin Nup37 isoform X4, translating to MFKVEVLGRTRPPRVFETESMKSFIRQLNLYGFTKLQQDLQRSPSPPEFPKEEDAFSDHRKILYYHNPNFKRDSPHLLKNCKRRVALKRKALQAGLDESCPSSSLYAQPGWRDADMDEEDPLAAAPEEDTQPAAPAGSPLPKRWAKATPQASGAHTASQGAAPTLPDPAAAAGRDKQQRLDPSLLLSNSSQTSAAVPAPSPHHVLPSQIPLCPNAGAPKAPSAALPPFGHPLFPVALLAAASAMAMLQPPSWQPLAAPHCPTCTCDQDRAAAGDRMAP from the exons ATGTTTAAAGTGGAAGTGCTGGGAAGGACAAGACCTCCGAGAGTTTTTGAGACTGAGAGTATGAAAAGTTTCATTCGTCAACTTAATCTGTACGGATTCACCAAACTGCAACAGGACTTGCAAAGATCTCCCTCGCCTCCTGAATTTCCAAAAGAAGAGGATGCATTTTCTGATCATAGGAAG ATACTCTACTACCATAACCCCAACTTCAAGAGAGATTCTCCCCACCTGCTCAAGAACTGCAAGCGACGAGTTGCTCTGAAGAGGAAAGCCCTGCAGGCGGGGCTGGATgagagctgccccagcagcagcctctatGCCCAGCCTGGGTGGAGAGATGCTGATATGGATGAGGAGGAcccgctggcagcagctccagaagAAGACACACAGCCAGCGGCACCCGCGGGGTCCCCACTCCCCAAGCGCTGGGCAAAAGCCACCCCTCAAGCCAGCGGTGCCCATACAGCCTCGCAGGGCGCTGCTCCCACCCTGCcagatcctgctgcagcagcaggcagggacaaGCAGCAGCGCCTGgacccctccctgctgctgtcaaACAGCAGCCAGACCTCAGCTGCCgttcctgctccctccccacacCACGTCCTACCTTCCCAGATTCCCCTGTGCCCAAATGCAGGAGCTCCGAAGGCTCCCTCGGCCGCCCTGCCTCCCTTCGGTCACCCACTCTTTCCAGTGGccttgctggcagcagcctctgctatGGCCATGCTGCAGCCACCCAGCTGgcagcccctggcagccccccACTGCCCGACCTGCACCTGCGACCAAGACAGGGCAGCTGCAGGCGACAGAATGGCACCCTAG
- the LOC136786345 gene encoding heat shock transcription factor, X-linked-like isoform X2 — protein sequence MVAEKNGTIRFYDLITQQAILSLECEQTPLMSADWCLKNTLKIGAVAGNDWLIWDITRSRWSRVNENLFATTGYPGKTTTQLLVHHLGHPQPILTGTAAVGSGLTWHRTLPLCAVGGDHKIFFWILYYHNPNFKRDSPHLLKNCKRRVALKRKALQAGLDESCPSSSLYAQPGWRDADMDEEDPLAAAPEEDTQPAAPAGSPLPKRWAKATPQASGAHTASQGAAPTLPDPAAAAGRDKQQRLDPSLLLSNSSQTSAAVPAPSPHHVLPSQIPLCPNAGAPKAPSAALPPFGHPLFPVALLAAASAMAMLQPPSWQPLAAPHCPTCTCDQDRAAAGDRMAP from the exons ATGGTAGCAGAGAAAAATGGGACAATACGATTCTACGATCTCATTACACAGCAGGCCATTCTCTCGCTGGAGTGTGAACAAACGCCACTGATGTCAGCAGACTGGTGTTTAAAGAATACTCTTAAAATTGGAGCAGTTGCAGGAAATGATTGGCTCATATGGGATATCACTCGCTCCAG GTGGTCCCGAGTGAATGAAAACCTGTTTGCAACCACTGGATATCCAGGAAAGACAACTACTCAACTGCTTGTTCATCATCTAGGACATCCCCAG ccCATTCTTACTGGTACGGCAGCTGTAGGATCTGGACTGACATGGCACAGAACTCTTCCATTATGTGCAGTTGGAGGAGAccataaaattttcttttgg ATACTCTACTACCATAACCCCAACTTCAAGAGAGATTCTCCCCACCTGCTCAAGAACTGCAAGCGACGAGTTGCTCTGAAGAGGAAAGCCCTGCAGGCGGGGCTGGATgagagctgccccagcagcagcctctatGCCCAGCCTGGGTGGAGAGATGCTGATATGGATGAGGAGGAcccgctggcagcagctccagaagAAGACACACAGCCAGCGGCACCCGCGGGGTCCCCACTCCCCAAGCGCTGGGCAAAAGCCACCCCTCAAGCCAGCGGTGCCCATACAGCCTCGCAGGGCGCTGCTCCCACCCTGCcagatcctgctgcagcagcaggcagggacaaGCAGCAGCGCCTGgacccctccctgctgctgtcaaACAGCAGCCAGACCTCAGCTGCCgttcctgctccctccccacacCACGTCCTACCTTCCCAGATTCCCCTGTGCCCAAATGCAGGAGCTCCGAAGGCTCCCTCGGCCGCCCTGCCTCCCTTCGGTCACCCACTCTTTCCAGTGGccttgctggcagcagcctctgctatGGCCATGCTGCAGCCACCCAGCTGgcagcccctggcagccccccACTGCCCGACCTGCACCTGCGACCAAGACAGGGCAGCTGCAGGCGACAGAATGGCACCCTAG
- the LOC136786345 gene encoding uncharacterized protein isoform X1, which produces MVAEKNGTIRFYDLITQQAILSLECEQTPLMSADWCLKNTLKIGAVAGNDWLIWDITRSSYPQDKSPVHADRARLFRWSRVNENLFATTGYPGKTTTQLLVHHLGHPQPILTGTAAVGSGLTWHRTLPLCAVGGDHKIFFWILYYHNPNFKRDSPHLLKNCKRRVALKRKALQAGLDESCPSSSLYAQPGWRDADMDEEDPLAAAPEEDTQPAAPAGSPLPKRWAKATPQASGAHTASQGAAPTLPDPAAAAGRDKQQRLDPSLLLSNSSQTSAAVPAPSPHHVLPSQIPLCPNAGAPKAPSAALPPFGHPLFPVALLAAASAMAMLQPPSWQPLAAPHCPTCTCDQDRAAAGDRMAP; this is translated from the exons ATGGTAGCAGAGAAAAATGGGACAATACGATTCTACGATCTCATTACACAGCAGGCCATTCTCTCGCTGGAGTGTGAACAAACGCCACTGATGTCAGCAGACTGGTGTTTAAAGAATACTCTTAAAATTGGAGCAGTTGCAGGAAATGATTGGCTCATATGGGATATCACTCGCTCCAG TTATCCGCAGGATAAGAGTCCTGTCCATGCTGATCGAGCCAGATTATTCAG GTGGTCCCGAGTGAATGAAAACCTGTTTGCAACCACTGGATATCCAGGAAAGACAACTACTCAACTGCTTGTTCATCATCTAGGACATCCCCAG ccCATTCTTACTGGTACGGCAGCTGTAGGATCTGGACTGACATGGCACAGAACTCTTCCATTATGTGCAGTTGGAGGAGAccataaaattttcttttgg ATACTCTACTACCATAACCCCAACTTCAAGAGAGATTCTCCCCACCTGCTCAAGAACTGCAAGCGACGAGTTGCTCTGAAGAGGAAAGCCCTGCAGGCGGGGCTGGATgagagctgccccagcagcagcctctatGCCCAGCCTGGGTGGAGAGATGCTGATATGGATGAGGAGGAcccgctggcagcagctccagaagAAGACACACAGCCAGCGGCACCCGCGGGGTCCCCACTCCCCAAGCGCTGGGCAAAAGCCACCCCTCAAGCCAGCGGTGCCCATACAGCCTCGCAGGGCGCTGCTCCCACCCTGCcagatcctgctgcagcagcaggcagggacaaGCAGCAGCGCCTGgacccctccctgctgctgtcaaACAGCAGCCAGACCTCAGCTGCCgttcctgctccctccccacacCACGTCCTACCTTCCCAGATTCCCCTGTGCCCAAATGCAGGAGCTCCGAAGGCTCCCTCGGCCGCCCTGCCTCCCTTCGGTCACCCACTCTTTCCAGTGGccttgctggcagcagcctctgctatGGCCATGCTGCAGCCACCCAGCTGgcagcccctggcagccccccACTGCCCGACCTGCACCTGCGACCAAGACAGGGCAGCTGCAGGCGACAGAATGGCACCCTAG
- the LOC136786345 gene encoding uncharacterized protein isoform X3, producing MAPCYQNLATWSRVNENLFATTGYPGKTTTQLLVHHLGHPQPILTGTAAVGSGLTWHRTLPLCAVGGDHKIFFWILYYHNPNFKRDSPHLLKNCKRRVALKRKALQAGLDESCPSSSLYAQPGWRDADMDEEDPLAAAPEEDTQPAAPAGSPLPKRWAKATPQASGAHTASQGAAPTLPDPAAAAGRDKQQRLDPSLLLSNSSQTSAAVPAPSPHHVLPSQIPLCPNAGAPKAPSAALPPFGHPLFPVALLAAASAMAMLQPPSWQPLAAPHCPTCTCDQDRAAAGDRMAP from the exons atggccccctgctaccaaaaccttgccac GTGGTCCCGAGTGAATGAAAACCTGTTTGCAACCACTGGATATCCAGGAAAGACAACTACTCAACTGCTTGTTCATCATCTAGGACATCCCCAG ccCATTCTTACTGGTACGGCAGCTGTAGGATCTGGACTGACATGGCACAGAACTCTTCCATTATGTGCAGTTGGAGGAGAccataaaattttcttttgg ATACTCTACTACCATAACCCCAACTTCAAGAGAGATTCTCCCCACCTGCTCAAGAACTGCAAGCGACGAGTTGCTCTGAAGAGGAAAGCCCTGCAGGCGGGGCTGGATgagagctgccccagcagcagcctctatGCCCAGCCTGGGTGGAGAGATGCTGATATGGATGAGGAGGAcccgctggcagcagctccagaagAAGACACACAGCCAGCGGCACCCGCGGGGTCCCCACTCCCCAAGCGCTGGGCAAAAGCCACCCCTCAAGCCAGCGGTGCCCATACAGCCTCGCAGGGCGCTGCTCCCACCCTGCcagatcctgctgcagcagcaggcagggacaaGCAGCAGCGCCTGgacccctccctgctgctgtcaaACAGCAGCCAGACCTCAGCTGCCgttcctgctccctccccacacCACGTCCTACCTTCCCAGATTCCCCTGTGCCCAAATGCAGGAGCTCCGAAGGCTCCCTCGGCCGCCCTGCCTCCCTTCGGTCACCCACTCTTTCCAGTGGccttgctggcagcagcctctgctatGGCCATGCTGCAGCCACCCAGCTGgcagcccctggcagccccccACTGCCCGACCTGCACCTGCGACCAAGACAGGGCAGCTGCAGGCGACAGAATGGCACCCTAG